In Reichenbachiella agarivorans, one genomic interval encodes:
- a CDS encoding beta-ketoacyl-ACP synthase III, whose translation MSKIRAAITGVHGYVPDYVLTNAELETMVETSDEWITSRTGIKERRILKGEGQGTSVIGIESCKGLLEKTGTDPKDIDLIICATVTPDMPFPATANIIADKIGAVNSFSFDMSAACSGFLFALTTGAQFIESGTYKKVIIIGADKMSSIINYEDRTTCIIFGDGGGAVLLEEDKEGNGIIDSILKTDGSGAEYLGMQGGGSRLPATVESVLAKKHYAFQEGSTVFKFAVTNMADVSAEIMERNKLTGDDIAWLVPHQANKRIIDATARRMEIDDEKVMINIQKYGNTTAGTLPLCLWDYENQLKKGDNIVLAAFGGGFTWGSIYLKWAYDPK comes from the coding sequence ATGAGTAAGATAAGAGCTGCTATTACAGGCGTACATGGTTATGTACCAGACTACGTGTTGACCAATGCAGAATTAGAAACCATGGTGGAGACCAGTGATGAGTGGATCACCTCCCGAACAGGTATCAAAGAAAGAAGAATTTTGAAAGGCGAGGGACAAGGTACCTCAGTCATCGGTATAGAATCTTGCAAGGGTCTCTTGGAGAAAACAGGGACAGACCCCAAGGACATAGATTTGATTATCTGCGCCACTGTCACTCCTGACATGCCCTTCCCCGCTACTGCCAATATCATCGCTGACAAAATCGGTGCTGTCAACTCGTTTAGCTTCGACATGTCAGCTGCGTGCTCAGGCTTTCTATTTGCGCTGACTACTGGCGCACAGTTTATCGAGTCTGGCACTTACAAAAAAGTGATAATCATAGGGGCAGACAAGATGTCCTCAATCATCAACTACGAAGACCGTACTACCTGTATCATCTTTGGAGATGGCGGTGGAGCTGTGCTGCTAGAAGAAGACAAAGAAGGCAATGGTATCATAGATTCGATCCTGAAGACCGATGGGTCTGGAGCCGAATACCTAGGTATGCAAGGTGGAGGTAGTAGACTACCCGCCACCGTAGAAAGTGTGTTGGCTAAAAAACATTACGCCTTCCAAGAAGGGTCAACTGTATTCAAATTTGCAGTGACCAATATGGCTGATGTCTCTGCCGAAATCATGGAAAGAAACAAGCTGACTGGAGATGACATAGCTTGGCTAGTCCCTCATCAAGCCAACAAGCGCATCATTGATGCTACAGCGAGACGTATGGAGATCGATGACGAAAAGGTCATGATCAATATCCAAAAATATGGAAATACCACGGCGGGCACGCTACCACTTTGTCTCTGGGACTATGAAAATCAACTCAAAAAAGGTGATAACATTGTCTTAGCTGCCTTTGGTGGTGGATTCACTTGGGGTTCTATTTATTTGAAATGGGCCTATGACCCAAAGTAA
- the accC gene encoding acetyl-CoA carboxylase biotin carboxylase subunit codes for MFKKILIANRGEIALRVIRTCKEMGIKTVAIYSTADADSLHVRFADEAVCIGPPPSSQSYLDIKKIVSAAEITNADAIHPGYGFLSENAEFSRVCEEYGIKFIGASAEMINRMGDKATAKETMKQAGVPTIPGSDGLLKSVEEGKEIAKKIKYPVIIKATAGGGGRGMRIIRDESGFQKAWDDARTESKAAFGNDGMYLEKFVEEPRHVEIQIVGDSTGRACHLSERDCSVQRRHQKLTEETPCPASVMTQELRERMGAAAIKGAEAIKYEGAGTVEFLLDKHGDFYFMEMNTRIQVEHPITEEVTDFDLIKEQIKVAAGIPISGKNYFPQLHAIECRINAEDPAKDFRPSPGKITNLHLPGGHGVRIDSHVYAGYTIPPNYDSMIAKVIISAQTREEALVRMKRALEEFVIEGIKTTIPFHIKLMDDEIFKSGQFNTSFMDTFDLSDL; via the coding sequence GTGTTTAAGAAAATATTAATAGCAAACAGGGGGGAAATTGCTCTAAGAGTAATCAGAACTTGTAAAGAGATGGGGATCAAAACCGTAGCGATTTACTCTACGGCCGACGCAGACAGTCTTCACGTAAGATTTGCTGACGAAGCGGTATGTATTGGCCCTCCTCCGAGTTCTCAATCGTACCTCGACATCAAAAAAATAGTATCTGCTGCAGAAATTACCAATGCAGATGCCATTCATCCTGGATATGGATTCTTGTCCGAAAATGCAGAATTCTCTAGAGTATGTGAAGAATACGGCATCAAATTTATCGGTGCGAGTGCAGAGATGATCAACCGCATGGGCGACAAAGCCACCGCCAAAGAAACCATGAAACAGGCAGGCGTACCTACCATACCTGGTTCGGATGGATTGTTGAAATCTGTAGAAGAAGGCAAGGAAATCGCCAAAAAAATCAAATATCCTGTCATCATCAAAGCCACAGCAGGTGGTGGAGGGCGTGGTATGCGTATCATTCGTGATGAAAGTGGATTCCAAAAAGCATGGGATGATGCCCGTACTGAATCTAAAGCCGCATTTGGTAATGACGGAATGTATTTGGAAAAATTCGTAGAGGAGCCTCGTCACGTAGAAATCCAAATTGTAGGAGACAGTACTGGTCGTGCATGTCACCTATCAGAGCGAGATTGTTCGGTACAGCGTAGACACCAAAAATTGACAGAAGAAACGCCATGCCCTGCTAGCGTGATGACGCAAGAGTTGAGAGAGCGAATGGGTGCAGCAGCAATCAAAGGTGCGGAAGCCATCAAATACGAAGGCGCAGGTACCGTAGAGTTTCTTTTGGACAAACACGGTGATTTCTACTTCATGGAGATGAACACCAGAATCCAAGTAGAACACCCGATCACAGAAGAAGTCACTGATTTTGACCTCATCAAAGAACAAATCAAAGTGGCAGCAGGTATTCCTATCTCTGGAAAAAATTACTTCCCGCAGCTTCATGCCATCGAGTGTCGAATCAATGCAGAAGATCCAGCGAAAGATTTTAGACCTTCGCCAGGCAAGATTACCAATTTGCATCTACCTGGTGGACATGGTGTGCGTATCGATAGCCATGTCTATGCTGGCTATACGATTCCTCCGAACTATGACTCTATGATTGCTAAGGTGATTATCTCTGCTCAAACCAGAGAAGAAGCCTTGGTGAGAATGAAAAGAGCCTTGGAAGAATTTGTCATCGAAGGTATCAAGACGACTATTCCGTTCCATATCAAATTGATGGATGACGAAATATTCAAGTCAGGACAATTCAATACTTCCTTCATGGATACTTTTGATTTGTCAGACCTATAA
- a CDS encoding YkgJ family cysteine cluster protein has protein sequence MSIVRKVKSIERLFGRLEQEIIQFNSSANLHCKPGCGKCCAKADIDASPLEFLPWSFHLFLNGQAEQVLDQLTNDAPALCYIYQPLTLLDSHSGSCSDYAHRGLICRLFGYGASRDKFGQLRLATCKIIKESQAENYQKVSEAIAQGQYVPIFSDYYQQLAQIDIRLGNTMVPINQALKMALEEVLQHYAYRPFPRGLKGAA, from the coding sequence ATGTCAATTGTACGAAAAGTGAAGTCGATCGAACGCTTGTTTGGGCGACTTGAGCAGGAAATCATCCAGTTTAATTCCTCCGCAAATTTGCACTGCAAGCCAGGATGTGGCAAGTGTTGCGCCAAAGCAGATATTGATGCCTCTCCCCTAGAGTTTCTACCTTGGTCTTTTCACCTCTTCCTCAATGGCCAGGCAGAGCAAGTATTGGATCAACTCACCAATGATGCGCCAGCCCTATGCTACATCTATCAACCCCTAACCCTCTTGGACAGTCATAGCGGTAGCTGTAGTGACTATGCCCACCGTGGGTTGATCTGCCGACTGTTTGGCTATGGTGCAAGTCGAGACAAATTCGGGCAATTGCGCTTAGCCACCTGCAAAATCATCAAAGAGAGCCAAGCAGAGAATTACCAAAAAGTAAGCGAAGCAATTGCTCAAGGTCAATACGTACCGATCTTTTCTGATTATTACCAGCAATTGGCGCAGATAGATATTCGTCTGGGCAACACCATGGTGCCCATCAATCAAGCATTGAAGATGGCACTTGAAGAGGTTTTGCAACACTACGCATATCGGCCTTTTCCAAGGGGCTTGAAAGGAGCTGCCTAA
- a CDS encoding DNA recombination protein RmuC produces the protein MEAYHFIYLFTGLFLGGSVSWFIAKAKFESGVNSEDTLKAKELEMQLKMEQERSVSLGKDIATINTELRTERDKGLHLSNQYARLETEHKNLQETLKTQKGELNEIKEKFSAEFKNLANEIFEEKSKRFTDQNKLQVGELLKPLGEKILEFEKKVDQTNKDSNAWNLTLKHQIDDLKGANVKMTKEAENLVKALKGDSKTQGNWGEMQLEGILNKVGLEREVHYSREKNFKNEDGNNQRLDFIVNLPDGKSIVIDSKVSLTAYARYFEETEEIRKAHYLREHIDSVNSHIKILGSKDYQNLYEINQPDYVMLFVANEPALTIALQEDQGLYEKALEKNIVLVSTSTLMATLRTVSFIWKQDTQSKNAIEIARQGGALYDKFVSFVEDIKKVGAQLDLTQKVYRESAKKLYDGTGNLINRAEKLKNMGAKATKVMDQKLIERAGD, from the coding sequence ATGGAAGCATATCATTTTATTTACCTATTCACGGGGTTGTTTTTGGGAGGCTCGGTGAGTTGGTTTATCGCCAAGGCCAAGTTTGAATCTGGTGTCAATTCTGAAGATACTCTCAAAGCCAAAGAACTAGAAATGCAGCTCAAAATGGAGCAGGAACGCTCCGTCTCTCTGGGCAAAGATATTGCAACCATCAATACCGAACTGCGGACGGAAAGAGACAAGGGACTTCATCTCAGCAACCAGTACGCCCGCCTAGAAACCGAACACAAGAACCTACAGGAGACGCTCAAAACTCAGAAGGGAGAACTCAATGAGATCAAAGAGAAATTCTCGGCAGAGTTTAAAAATCTCGCCAATGAAATCTTCGAAGAGAAGAGCAAGCGATTTACAGATCAAAACAAATTACAAGTCGGTGAACTACTCAAACCGCTAGGGGAGAAGATTCTCGAATTTGAGAAAAAAGTGGATCAAACCAACAAGGACAGTAATGCTTGGAATCTGACCCTCAAGCATCAAATCGACGACCTCAAAGGTGCCAATGTAAAGATGACCAAAGAAGCAGAAAATCTTGTCAAAGCACTGAAGGGCGATTCTAAAACTCAAGGCAACTGGGGAGAAATGCAACTCGAAGGCATCTTAAACAAAGTCGGACTAGAAAGAGAGGTACACTACTCGCGAGAAAAGAACTTTAAGAATGAAGATGGCAACAACCAACGTTTGGACTTTATTGTCAATCTGCCTGATGGCAAGAGTATCGTGATCGATTCCAAAGTTTCTCTCACCGCTTACGCCCGCTACTTCGAGGAAACTGAAGAAATCAGAAAGGCTCATTACCTCAGAGAACACATCGATAGTGTCAATTCTCACATCAAGATATTGGGGAGCAAGGATTACCAAAATCTCTATGAGATCAATCAACCAGACTATGTGATGCTCTTTGTGGCAAACGAACCTGCATTGACCATAGCATTGCAGGAGGATCAGGGATTGTATGAAAAGGCTTTGGAAAAGAACATTGTACTGGTATCTACCTCTACGCTGATGGCGACCTTGCGCACGGTTTCATTCATTTGGAAACAAGACACCCAGAGCAAAAATGCCATTGAGATCGCACGACAAGGAGGGGCTTTGTATGATAAATTTGTCTCTTTCGTCGAGGATATCAAGAAGGTAGGAGCACAACTCGATCTGACTCAAAAAGTCTATCGTGAATCAGCCAAAAAACTGTACGATGGTACTGGCAACCTGATCAATCGTGCAGAAAAACTCAAAAACATGGGCGCCAAAGCCACCAAGGTCATGGATCAAAAACTGATAGAAAGAGCTGGAGATTAA
- a CDS encoding outer membrane beta-barrel protein, which translates to MKNSILHITLLLLLAASLQAQDSTTHVKKQKALLLGLGSSHYRGDLGDGYAGGRMLVAVGLELNRNKRLNGNFVLNFGSIQGNELDYQYDDGSGSPTTPNETFSTNYFSFNFEVHYNLIHKENWRVYVSQGIGLMRYVPKDEDLNELMDQTDTRALNETYRNLTFILPTQIGFKYYLNNGYGVGMQGGFTNTLTDYLDNISAWGNKKGNDNILTIRVQLSIPIPL; encoded by the coding sequence TTGAAAAATTCAATTCTACATATCACCCTCCTTTTACTCTTGGCGGCATCATTGCAGGCACAGGATAGTACCACACATGTCAAAAAACAAAAAGCACTGTTGCTTGGCCTTGGGTCTTCGCACTACCGTGGTGATTTGGGCGATGGATATGCGGGAGGGCGGATGTTGGTTGCAGTCGGGCTGGAACTGAATCGCAACAAACGACTCAATGGCAACTTTGTGCTCAACTTTGGCTCAATCCAAGGCAACGAACTGGATTATCAATATGATGATGGCAGTGGCTCTCCCACTACTCCCAATGAAACATTCAGTACCAACTACTTCAGTTTCAATTTCGAAGTTCACTACAATCTCATCCACAAAGAAAACTGGAGAGTATATGTATCTCAAGGCATAGGACTCATGCGCTATGTTCCCAAAGATGAAGATTTGAATGAACTCATGGATCAAACAGATACCAGAGCATTGAATGAAACGTATCGCAATCTGACATTCATTCTACCTACTCAAATCGGATTCAAATACTACCTCAACAACGGCTATGGCGTAGGTATGCAAGGGGGATTCACCAATACCCTCACAGACTACCTCGACAATATCTCTGCTTGGGGCAACAAGAAAGGCAATGATAACATCTTGACCATCAGGGTGCAGTTGAGTATTCCGATCCCACTGTAA
- the efp gene encoding elongation factor P, with protein sequence MASTADFKNGMCIEYNHGLYFIIDFQHVKPGKGPAFVRTKLKNVKTGKVIDNTFTAGVKVNTARIERRDYQFLYKDELGYNFMDSNTYEQISLQAELIDAPQFLKDGQDVTVVFHAEEELILGCELPNHVILEVTYTEPGLKGDTATNASKPAQLETGAEIQVPLFVNQGDVLKIESQTGAYVERVKK encoded by the coding sequence ATGGCTAGTACGGCAGATTTTAAAAATGGAATGTGCATAGAATACAATCACGGATTGTATTTCATCATTGATTTTCAGCACGTAAAACCTGGAAAAGGTCCTGCTTTCGTAAGGACTAAATTGAAAAACGTCAAAACTGGTAAAGTGATAGACAACACTTTTACCGCTGGCGTCAAGGTCAATACGGCGAGAATTGAGCGTAGAGATTATCAATTTCTCTACAAAGACGAATTGGGCTACAACTTCATGGATAGCAATACCTATGAGCAGATTTCACTCCAAGCAGAATTGATCGACGCACCTCAGTTCCTCAAAGATGGACAAGACGTGACCGTGGTCTTTCATGCAGAAGAGGAATTAATCTTGGGATGTGAATTGCCAAACCATGTAATATTGGAGGTGACTTACACAGAGCCAGGACTCAAGGGTGACACAGCAACCAACGCAAGTAAGCCAGCACAACTAGAAACTGGCGCTGAAATTCAGGTTCCTTTGTTTGTCAACCAAGGAGACGTATTGAAAATCGAAAGCCAAACAGGAGCTTATGTAGAAAGAGTAAAGAAGTAA
- the rpmF gene encoding 50S ribosomal protein L32, producing the protein MAHPKRKISKTRRDKRRTHYKSEAKNYVVCATTGEAHLPHRAYWHEGNLYYKGKVVIEKEVAA; encoded by the coding sequence ATGGCGCATCCAAAACGCAAAATCTCGAAAACGAGAAGAGACAAAAGAAGAACACACTACAAGTCTGAGGCTAAAAACTATGTAGTTTGTGCGACTACTGGAGAGGCACATTTACCTCATAGAGCTTACTGGCATGAAGGTAATCTATACTACAAAGGAAAAGTAGTAATAGAGAAAGAAGTAGCGGCATAA
- the accB gene encoding acetyl-CoA carboxylase biotin carboxyl carrier protein yields MKVKEIRDLIDFLSSTGLEEVNIETEEFKIKVKRSSETQVVEKMVASAPSPVAVAPAPVAAPVAAAPAATAAAPKSEGNYLTIKSPMIGTFYRSANPESPEFVSIGDKVSAGDPVCIIEAMKLFNEIESEVSGTIVKVLVENAQPVEYDQPLFLVDPS; encoded by the coding sequence ATGAAGGTTAAAGAAATCAGAGATTTAATCGACTTCCTTTCTAGCACAGGCTTAGAAGAAGTAAATATTGAGACAGAAGAATTCAAGATAAAAGTAAAGAGAAGCAGCGAAACGCAAGTAGTTGAAAAAATGGTTGCTTCCGCTCCTTCGCCAGTAGCAGTGGCACCAGCGCCCGTGGCAGCACCAGTTGCAGCTGCACCAGCAGCAACTGCCGCCGCTCCTAAAAGTGAAGGAAACTACCTCACGATAAAATCTCCAATGATCGGCACTTTCTATAGATCTGCTAACCCTGAATCCCCAGAGTTTGTCAGCATAGGAGACAAAGTAAGCGCTGGCGATCCAGTATGCATCATCGAGGCGATGAAGCTATTCAATGAAATTGAATCTGAAGTATCAGGAACAATCGTGAAAGTATTGGTAGAAAATGCTCAACCAGTTGAGTATGACCAACCTCTATTCCTGGTAGATCCATCATAA
- a CDS encoding VF530 family protein, translating into MEDNNKKEVPTDQVNNPLHGVKLADMLTELIEMYGWTELGKHIRINCFNNNPTYKSSLAFLRKTPWAREKVEQLYLRSLKGKIEHITHRLKKN; encoded by the coding sequence ATGGAAGACAACAATAAAAAAGAAGTACCCACCGATCAAGTCAACAACCCTCTGCATGGGGTTAAATTGGCAGATATGTTGACAGAATTAATCGAAATGTATGGCTGGACAGAGCTAGGTAAGCACATAAGAATCAATTGCTTCAACAACAACCCTACCTACAAATCCAGTTTGGCTTTCCTAAGAAAAACTCCGTGGGCCAGAGAAAAAGTGGAGCAGCTATACCTCCGCTCGCTCAAAGGAAAAATAGAACATATCACCCACCGCTTGAAGAAAAACTAA
- a CDS encoding PA0069 family radical SAM protein — protein sequence MLDQNHGRGAQSNPQNQFLAQGVEADLEFYEHLHLSGDSLKQKTSYLKVTPKTIVNKVNSPDLPFPYSMNPYQGCEHGCIYCYARNSHEYWGYSAGRDFESKILVKNNAAALLRKKFDSKNWVPAPIMLSGNTDCYQPIERKLKITRSILQVCLEYRHPVGLITKNAMLLRDLDILKELAALNLVRVVLSITTLNEKLREKLEPRTSTAGLRFNAVRRLSENGVPVSVMMAPVIPNINSSEIMKIAEKAADNGAKHLYHTVVRLNGVIGQLFEEWLDEHYPDRKEKVLHQIEELHGGQLNDSRFSTRMRGEGEYADHIAQMFVMARKKYKLDGPRIPMDTTLFRRAGESQLSLF from the coding sequence ATGTTAGATCAAAATCACGGGAGAGGGGCACAGAGCAACCCGCAAAATCAGTTTTTGGCACAAGGAGTGGAAGCTGATCTCGAATTTTACGAACACCTCCATCTCAGTGGCGATTCTCTGAAGCAGAAGACTTCCTACTTGAAGGTTACTCCCAAAACCATTGTTAACAAGGTCAATAGCCCTGACCTGCCCTTTCCATACTCTATGAACCCCTACCAGGGTTGTGAGCATGGCTGTATCTATTGCTATGCGCGAAATAGCCATGAATATTGGGGTTACAGTGCAGGACGAGATTTTGAGAGTAAAATATTGGTCAAAAACAACGCGGCAGCATTGCTGCGCAAGAAATTTGACAGTAAAAATTGGGTACCTGCTCCGATCATGCTATCTGGGAACACGGATTGCTACCAACCCATCGAGCGGAAACTGAAAATCACACGGAGCATCCTGCAGGTATGCCTCGAATACCGTCACCCCGTGGGATTGATTACCAAAAATGCCATGTTACTGAGAGACTTGGATATACTCAAAGAACTCGCTGCGCTGAATCTCGTCCGTGTTGTACTATCCATCACGACTCTCAACGAAAAGCTTAGAGAGAAACTGGAGCCTCGTACCTCTACTGCAGGGTTGCGTTTCAACGCAGTACGCAGACTGTCCGAAAACGGCGTGCCAGTATCGGTAATGATGGCGCCAGTCATCCCCAACATCAATAGCTCAGAAATCATGAAGATCGCCGAAAAGGCAGCTGACAATGGTGCCAAACACCTGTATCATACCGTCGTAAGACTCAATGGAGTGATTGGTCAGCTCTTTGAGGAGTGGCTTGACGAACATTATCCAGATCGCAAAGAAAAAGTACTGCATCAGATCGAAGAATTGCATGGCGGTCAATTGAATGACAGTCGTTTCAGTACGCGGATGAGGGGGGAGGGCGAGTATGCCGACCACATCGCGCAAATGTTTGTCATGGCGCGAAAGAAGTACAAGCTAGATGGTCCACGTATCCCTATGGACACTACTTTGTTTCGCAGAGCAGGAGAGAGTCAATTGAGTTTGTTTTGA